A single Denticeps clupeoides chromosome 7, fDenClu1.1, whole genome shotgun sequence DNA region contains:
- the brd4 gene encoding bromodomain-containing protein 4 isoform X3 → MDFKMHSKSNDLLDFQTLDALLEKIAHYSVAVKRESSEECNGISGALSVESAPGSRLNDWCPAPPSSAPVPALHPASMGDGLDSAQISGGGGSSSSGQGQPSSQPPTPFNPTPPETATISRPKRQTNQLQYLLKVVLKTLWKHNFSWPFQAPVDAVKLNLPDYYKIIKNPMDMGTIKKRLENSYYSNAKECINDFNTMFTNCYIYNKPGDDIVLMAEALEKMFLQKITEMPEEEIEITVMAGKGRGRGRRDPGLSLKLGPSLDSSSMTPQTRGLSNLVPGPQTRGPAPMPGPPSLPPQPPLQPLPPRVPPTLPTLPVLPTLPTLPTLPVLPTLPTLPTLPMLPTLAPQLGPPYPLGLSDCNPQIPIMTSVPPTTNTALPPAPIQQSAAQVQQPKKKSQKRKADTTTPNANDQLSESSPAESKGKTLPRRESTRPAKLPKKEAPDSQHHLGLVGVGGAHSPKQQEQLRYCAGIVKEMFAKKHITYAWPFYKPVDVDALGLHDYHDIIKHPMDLSTIKVKLETRQYRDAQEFSADVRLMFSNCYKYNPPDHKVVSMARKLQDVFEMRFAKMPDEPEEALAPASAPVLHPAPVKTQPAMGPTSSSDSSSDSSSESDSSTDDSEEERAQKLAELQEQLKVVHEQLAALSQPQASKPKRKEKKKEKKKDKHKKKVGGMSTLDEIPEPQIPSLPPPKKNKNNNKEPLPKKIKKTSKKESVKNNRSVLPPGVITPVLQPVPGMDTEDDLAMAGGAAALGIAAGDKCKPMSYEEKRQLSLDINKLPGDKLGRVVHIIQSREPSLKNSNPDEIEIDFETLKPSTLRELERYVSSCLRKKKKPQAAAAEKSMDSLNAVKPKGSSSDSASSSASSSSESEDSETGMSSKQKKKSHLKEGKKAHHQTMAPGMPPPHLPPQPQAAPMLQPTMQLKQQLQPPPPPQQHHSPGGYAGPPVAPLESSQLLESTFDHMPHFGQSLMHLPHHAAERSSPAAPSHLSAPPQSGPVSPETHPFLNQHGILPSPALHNAMPQQPSRPSNRAAPLPLKPPQQQQQQQPTPQQPLQQQLQPQPAPQPQHHLPPHLLHPPQAIRQRPLSPPTLTPQGLLSSQPPQMLLEDDEEPPMPLQLYLQHLHQGRQQQNPLLQSLQERQPPQTGQAPLLPTVQVQLPPQPQLHSPQLPIQTQSQPPPSHQPSPQLSQHQARHMQQQSQPPPPPQQQPQPLPYPQGQVQTTQAQPTQHKGPIPPIKSQQQHPSPRQHKNEHYNTGHLRENPSPHMMHSPQIPQYPPIIHQSPPHMQSKKEQRLPSVHPGLKEEKMPPSPVMRGEPFSPAMRQEPHKHPEAKPMPGHSQQRGEMKLLDSSRPVIRSAESGGPSSSMQDKDKFKSESKMPVAPKKVQDVKLKNMGSWASLAQKSTSAPSSAVKSSSDSFEQFRRAAREKEEREKALKAQAEQVEKDRLRREQEKTRGRDEDDVMEPPRRTHEEPRRRPEPQQVQPPPQHQTHTQAQSQVQPPPPPPPPSQPAQAPPTPPAAAQSPLDQQRELARRREQERRRREAMEATIDMNFQSDLMAIFEENLF, encoded by the exons AGAGTCCAGCGAGGAGTGCAATGGGATCAGCGGCGCTCTGTCTGTGGAGTCCGCGCCTGGCTCGAGACTGAACGATTGGTGCCCCGCCCCCCCTTCCTCCGCCCCTGTGCCTGCGCTCCACCCTGCCAGCATGGGGGACGGTCTGGACTCAGCGCAGATATCTGGCggtggcggcagcagcagcagcggccagGGGCAGCCCTCCTCCCAGCCCCCTACACCTTTTAACCCTACGCCCCCTGAGACCGCCACCATTTCCCGGCCAAAGCGCCAGACCAACCAGCTGCAGTACCTGCTGAAGGTGGTCCTGAAGACCCTGTGGAAGCACAACTTCTCCTGGCCCTTCCAGGCTCCTGTAGATGCAGTCAAGCTTAACCTGCCT GattattacaaaattattaaaaatcctATGGACATGGGAACAATCAAGAAGCGACTTGAGAACAGCTACTATTCCAACGCCAAAGAATGTATCAACGACTTCAACACCATGTTTACCAACTGCTATATCTACAATAAG CCTGGGGATGATATTGTTTTAATGGCTGAGGCTCTAGAGAAGATGTTCCTTCAGAAGATTACAGAGATGCCCGAAGAGGAAATTGAGATCACAGTCATGGCTGGCAAGGGACGGGGCCGAGGCCGGAGAGATCCAG GTCTGAGCTTGAAGTTGGGGCCATCGCTGGATTCTTCGTCGATGACTCCTCAGACTCGAGGCCTGTCCAACCTTGTACCAGGGCCTCAGACAAGAGGACCAGCACCCATGCCAGGCCCGCCCTCTTTACCTCCCCAGCCCCCCCTGCAGCCCCTGCCTCCACGAGTGCCCCCCACGCTCCCTACGCTCCCTGTGCTCCCCACACTGCCTACGCTCCCTACGCTCCCTGTGCTCCCCACACTCCCTACGCTTCCTACGCTTCCTATGCTCCCTACACTCGCGCCACAACTAGGGCCACCGTACCCTCTGGGTCTGTCAGATTGTAATCCCCAAATTCCAATCATGACGTCTGTGCCTCCTACTACTAACACTGCCCTTCCACCGGCACCCATTCAACAGAGTGCAGCACAGGTCCAGCAGCCCAAA AAGAAGAGCCAGAAGAGGAAAGCAGACACCACAACGCCCAATGCAAACGACCAGCTTAGCGAGTCCTCACCCGCAGAGTCAAAGGGGAAGACTCTGCCAAGGCGGGAGAGCACCCGCCCTGCCAAGCTCCCCAAGAAGGAGGCGCCGGACTCTCAACACCACCTGGGCTTGGTGGGAGTGGGTGGTGCccacagccccaagcagcaagAGCAGCTGCGTTACTGTGCCGGCATCGTCAAGGAGATGTTTGCCAAGAAGCATATCACTTATGCCTGGCCCTTCTACAAACCGGTGGACGTGGACGCCCTTGGGCTGCATGACTACCATGACATCATCAAACATCCCATGGACCTCAGCACCATCAAG GTGAAATTGGAAACCAGGCAATACCGGGATGCTCAGGAGTTTTCAGCAGACGTACGGTTAATGTTTTCCAACTGCTACAAGTACAACCCTCCAGATCACAAGGTCGTCTCCATGGCACGGAAGCTACAG GATGTGTTCGAGATGCGTTTCGCCAAGATGCCTGATGAGCCCGAGGAGGCGTTGGCTCCAGCTTCTGCTCCTGTCCTGCACCCTGCTCCTGTAAAGACCCAGCCTGCCATGGGTCCCACCTCCTCCTCTGACTCTTCCAGCGACTCGTCCTCTGAGTCTGACTCCTCCACTGACGACTCTGAGGAGGAGAGGGCACAGAAGCTGGCTGAGCTGCAGGAACAG CTGAAGGTTGTCCATGAGCAGCTGGCCGCCCTGTCCCAGCCTCAGGCCAGCAAACCaaagaggaaggagaaaaagaaggagaagaagaaggacaaGCACAAAAAGAAGGTGGGAGGCATGTCAACGCTGGATGAGATCCCAGAGCCCCAGATTCCTTCCCTTCCACCCCcaaagaagaacaagaacaacaacaaggAACCTCTccctaaaaaaattaagaaaaccaG CAAGAAAGAAAGCGTGAAAAACAACCGCTCTGTGCTGCCCCCGGGTGTTATTACTCCTGTGCTACAACCTGTGCCTGGCATGGACACTGAAGATGACCTGGCCATGGCCGGTGGAGCTGCTGCATTGGGCATAGCTGCCGGGGACAAGTGCAAGCCCATGTCCTATGAGGAGAAGAGGCAGCTGAGCCTGGACATCAACAAGCTCCCGGGAGATAAATTGGGCCGCGTGGTCCACATCATCCAGTCCCGGGAGCCTTCGCTCAAGAACTCGAACCCGGATGAGATCGAGATTGACTTTGAGACTCTGAAGCCCTCCACTCTTCGCGAGCTGGAGCGATACGTTTCATCATGCCTCCGCAAGAAGAAGAAGCCTCAGG cagcagcagcagagaagagCATGGATTCTCTTAATGCAGTGAAGCCAAAGGGCTCCTCCTCTGACTCGGCCAGTAGCAGTGCGTCCAGCTCCTCAGAAAGTGAGGACTCCGAGACAG GAATGTCATctaaacagaagaagaagagccaCTTAAAGGAAGGGAAGAAGGCTCATCATCAGACCATGGCCCCCGGCATGCCTCCACCTCATCTCCCCCCACAGCCCCAGGCTGCTCCGATGCTTCAGCCCACAATGCAGCTGAAGCAGCAGCTtcagccacctccaccaccacagcAGCACCACTCACCTGGGGGGTACGCAGGTCCTCCGGTGGCACCGCTGGAGTCATCACAGCTCCTGGAGAGCACGTTCGACCACATGCCCCACTTTGGACAGTCCCTCATGCACCTGCCCCACCACGCTGCTGAGCGGTCATCGCCAGCAGCCCCTTCACACCTCAGTGCGCCTCCACAGAGTGGACCAGTGTCACCTGAGACCCATCCTTTCTTAAACCAGCATGGCATTCTTCCTTCTCCTG CCCTGCACAATGCCATGCCTCAGCAGCCTTCCCGGCCCAGTAATCGGGCAGCCCCTCTACCTCTTAAAccaccccagcagcagcagcagcagcagccgacGCCTCAACAGCcccttcagcagcagctccaacCCCAGCCGGCCCCCCAGCCTCAGCACCATTTGCCCCCTCACCTCCTGCACCCTCCACAAGCAATCCGCCAGCGGCCCCTTTCCCCACCAACCCTCACCCCGCAGGGCCTGCTCTCCTCCCAGCCCCCTCAGATGCTGCTGGAGGATGATGAAGAGCCCCCCATGCCCCTCCAACTCTACCTGCAGCACCTCCATCAGGGCAGGCAGCAGCAGAATCCACTGCTGCAGTCCCTGCAGGAAAGGCAGCCACCACAGACAGGGCAGGCCCCTCTTTTACCTACGGTGCAGGTCCAGCTGCCCCCACAACCCCAGCTGCATTCACCCCAGCTCCCAATTCAGACTCAGTCCCAGCCGCCCCCCTCCCACCAGCCCAGTCCACAGCTGTCCCAGCATCAGGCCAGACACATGCAGCAACAGTCACaacctccaccacctccacagcagcagccgcagccaCTCCCCTACCCCCAGGGCCAAGTGCAGACCACACAAGCACAGCCCACCCAGCATAAAGGCCCCATACCACCAATAAAGTCGCAGCAGCAGCATCCCTCTCCACGTCAACACAAAAATGAGCATTACAACACAG GTCACCTGAGGGAGAACCCCTCTCCACACATGATGCATTCCCCTCAAATCCCCCAGTATCCACCCATCATCCACCAGTCTCCTCCTCACATGCAGTCCAAGAAA GAGCAGAGGCTGCCCTCGGTCCACCCAGGTCTAAAAGAGGAAAAGATGCCTCCGTCTCCAGTGATGCGTGGGGAGCCCTTCAGCCCTGCCATGCGTCAGGAACCCCATAAACATCCTGAAGCCAAACCCATGCCGGGGCACAGCCAGCAGA gaGGTGAGATGAAGCTGCTGGACAGCTCACGGCCGGTCATTCGCTCCGCTGAGTCCGGTGGGCCATCTTCCTCCATGCAGGACAAGGACAAGTTCAAGTCAGAGTCCAAGATGCCTGTAGCACCGAAAAAGGTACAG gATGTGAAGTTAAAGAACATGGGCTCCTGGGCCAGCCTAGCACAGAAGTCCACCTCTGCCCCCTCCTCTGCGGTTAAATCGTCCAGCGACAGCTTTGAGCAGTTCCGCCGAGCGGCGCGGGAGAAGGAGGAACGGGAAAAGGCACTGAAGGCTCAGGCTGAGCAGGTGGAGAAGGACCGCCTCCGCCGAGAGCAGGAGAAAACGCG AGGTCGGGACGAGGACGACGTGATGGAGCCGCCACGCCGGACTCATGAGGAGCCGCGCAGGAGGCCCGAACCCCAGCAGGTTCAGCCCCCACCACAGCACCAGACGCATACACAGGCCCAGAGCCAGgtccagccaccaccaccaccaccaccaccttcgcAGCCGGCACAGGCACCACCCACACCACCCGCCGCAGCCCAGAGCCCACTCGACCAGCAGAGGGAGCTCGCACGCCGCCGGGAGCAGGAGAGGAGGCGGAGGGAGGCG atgGAAGCTACCATTGATATGAATTTCCAAAGTGATCTGATGGCGATCTTTGAGGAGAACTTGTTCTAA
- the brd4 gene encoding bromodomain-containing protein 4 isoform X8, producing MDFKMHSKSNDLLDFQTLDALLEKIAHYSVAVKRESSEECNGISGALSVESAPGSRLNDWCPAPPSSAPVPALHPASMGDGLDSAQISGGGGSSSSGQGQPSSQPPTPFNPTPPETATISRPKRQTNQLQYLLKVVLKTLWKHNFSWPFQAPVDAVKLNLPDYYKIIKNPMDMGTIKKRLENSYYSNAKECINDFNTMFTNCYIYNKPGDDIVLMAEALEKMFLQKITEMPEEEIEITVMAGKGRGRGRRDPGLSLKLGPSLDSSSMTPQTRGLSNLVPGPQTRGPAPMPGPPSLPPQPPLQPLPPRVPPTLPTLPVLPTLPTLPTLPVLPTLPTLPTLPMLPTLAPQLGPPYPLGLSDCNPQIPIMTSVPPTTNTALPPAPIQQSAAQVQQPKQKKSQKRKADTTTPNANDQLSESSPAESKGKTLPRRESTRPAKLPKKEAPDSQHHLGLVGVGGAHSPKQQEQLRYCAGIVKEMFAKKHITYAWPFYKPVDVDALGLHDYHDIIKHPMDLSTIKVKLETRQYRDAQEFSADVRLMFSNCYKYNPPDHKVVSMARKLQDVFEMRFAKMPDEPEEALAPASAPVLHPAPVKTQPAMGPTSSSDSSSDSSSESDSSTDDSEEERAQKLAELQEQLKVVHEQLAALSQPQASKPKRKEKKKEKKKDKHKKKVGGMSTLDEIPEPQIPSLPPPKKNKNNNKEPLPKKIKKTSKKESVKNNRSVLPPGVITPVLQPVPGMDTEDDLAMAGGAAALGIAAGDKCKPMSYEEKRQLSLDINKLPGDKLGRVVHIIQSREPSLKNSNPDEIEIDFETLKPSTLRELERYVSSCLRKKKKPQAEKSMDSLNAVKPKGSSSDSASSSASSSSESEDSETGMSSKQKKKSHLKEGKKAHHQTMAPGMPPPHLPPQPQAAPMLQPTMQLKQQLQPPPPPQQHHSPGGYAGPPVAPLESSQLLESTFDHMPHFGQSLMHLPHHAAERSSPAAPSHLSAPPQSGPVSPETHPFLNQHGILPSPALHNAMPQQPSRPSNRAAPLPLKPPQQQQQQQPTPQQPLQQQLQPQPAPQPQHHLPPHLLHPPQAIRQRPLSPPTLTPQGLLSSQPPQMLLEDDEEPPMPLQLYLQHLHQGRQQQNPLLQSLQERQPPQTGQAPLLPTVQVQLPPQPQLHSPQLPIQTQSQPPPSHQPSPQLSQHQARHMQQQSQPPPPPQQQPQPLPYPQGQVQTTQAQPTQHKGPIPPIKSQQQHPSPRQHKNEHYNTGHLRENPSPHMMHSPQIPQYPPIIHQSPPHMQSKKEQRLPSVHPGLKEEKMPPSPVMRGEPFSPAMRQEPHKHPEAKPMPGHSQQRGEMKLLDSSRPVIRSAESGGPSSSMQDKDKFKSESKMPVAPKKDVKLKNMGSWASLAQKSTSAPSSAVKSSSDSFEQFRRAAREKEEREKALKAQAEQVEKDRLRREQEKTRGRDEDDVMEPPRRTHEEPRRRPEPQQVQPPPQHQTHTQAQSQVQPPPPPPPPSQPAQAPPTPPAAAQSPLDQQRELARRREQERRRREAMEATIDMNFQSDLMAIFEENLF from the exons AGAGTCCAGCGAGGAGTGCAATGGGATCAGCGGCGCTCTGTCTGTGGAGTCCGCGCCTGGCTCGAGACTGAACGATTGGTGCCCCGCCCCCCCTTCCTCCGCCCCTGTGCCTGCGCTCCACCCTGCCAGCATGGGGGACGGTCTGGACTCAGCGCAGATATCTGGCggtggcggcagcagcagcagcggccagGGGCAGCCCTCCTCCCAGCCCCCTACACCTTTTAACCCTACGCCCCCTGAGACCGCCACCATTTCCCGGCCAAAGCGCCAGACCAACCAGCTGCAGTACCTGCTGAAGGTGGTCCTGAAGACCCTGTGGAAGCACAACTTCTCCTGGCCCTTCCAGGCTCCTGTAGATGCAGTCAAGCTTAACCTGCCT GattattacaaaattattaaaaatcctATGGACATGGGAACAATCAAGAAGCGACTTGAGAACAGCTACTATTCCAACGCCAAAGAATGTATCAACGACTTCAACACCATGTTTACCAACTGCTATATCTACAATAAG CCTGGGGATGATATTGTTTTAATGGCTGAGGCTCTAGAGAAGATGTTCCTTCAGAAGATTACAGAGATGCCCGAAGAGGAAATTGAGATCACAGTCATGGCTGGCAAGGGACGGGGCCGAGGCCGGAGAGATCCAG GTCTGAGCTTGAAGTTGGGGCCATCGCTGGATTCTTCGTCGATGACTCCTCAGACTCGAGGCCTGTCCAACCTTGTACCAGGGCCTCAGACAAGAGGACCAGCACCCATGCCAGGCCCGCCCTCTTTACCTCCCCAGCCCCCCCTGCAGCCCCTGCCTCCACGAGTGCCCCCCACGCTCCCTACGCTCCCTGTGCTCCCCACACTGCCTACGCTCCCTACGCTCCCTGTGCTCCCCACACTCCCTACGCTTCCTACGCTTCCTATGCTCCCTACACTCGCGCCACAACTAGGGCCACCGTACCCTCTGGGTCTGTCAGATTGTAATCCCCAAATTCCAATCATGACGTCTGTGCCTCCTACTACTAACACTGCCCTTCCACCGGCACCCATTCAACAGAGTGCAGCACAGGTCCAGCAGCCCAAA CAGAAGAAGAGCCAGAAGAGGAAAGCAGACACCACAACGCCCAATGCAAACGACCAGCTTAGCGAGTCCTCACCCGCAGAGTCAAAGGGGAAGACTCTGCCAAGGCGGGAGAGCACCCGCCCTGCCAAGCTCCCCAAGAAGGAGGCGCCGGACTCTCAACACCACCTGGGCTTGGTGGGAGTGGGTGGTGCccacagccccaagcagcaagAGCAGCTGCGTTACTGTGCCGGCATCGTCAAGGAGATGTTTGCCAAGAAGCATATCACTTATGCCTGGCCCTTCTACAAACCGGTGGACGTGGACGCCCTTGGGCTGCATGACTACCATGACATCATCAAACATCCCATGGACCTCAGCACCATCAAG GTGAAATTGGAAACCAGGCAATACCGGGATGCTCAGGAGTTTTCAGCAGACGTACGGTTAATGTTTTCCAACTGCTACAAGTACAACCCTCCAGATCACAAGGTCGTCTCCATGGCACGGAAGCTACAG GATGTGTTCGAGATGCGTTTCGCCAAGATGCCTGATGAGCCCGAGGAGGCGTTGGCTCCAGCTTCTGCTCCTGTCCTGCACCCTGCTCCTGTAAAGACCCAGCCTGCCATGGGTCCCACCTCCTCCTCTGACTCTTCCAGCGACTCGTCCTCTGAGTCTGACTCCTCCACTGACGACTCTGAGGAGGAGAGGGCACAGAAGCTGGCTGAGCTGCAGGAACAG CTGAAGGTTGTCCATGAGCAGCTGGCCGCCCTGTCCCAGCCTCAGGCCAGCAAACCaaagaggaaggagaaaaagaaggagaagaagaaggacaaGCACAAAAAGAAGGTGGGAGGCATGTCAACGCTGGATGAGATCCCAGAGCCCCAGATTCCTTCCCTTCCACCCCcaaagaagaacaagaacaacaacaaggAACCTCTccctaaaaaaattaagaaaaccaG CAAGAAAGAAAGCGTGAAAAACAACCGCTCTGTGCTGCCCCCGGGTGTTATTACTCCTGTGCTACAACCTGTGCCTGGCATGGACACTGAAGATGACCTGGCCATGGCCGGTGGAGCTGCTGCATTGGGCATAGCTGCCGGGGACAAGTGCAAGCCCATGTCCTATGAGGAGAAGAGGCAGCTGAGCCTGGACATCAACAAGCTCCCGGGAGATAAATTGGGCCGCGTGGTCCACATCATCCAGTCCCGGGAGCCTTCGCTCAAGAACTCGAACCCGGATGAGATCGAGATTGACTTTGAGACTCTGAAGCCCTCCACTCTTCGCGAGCTGGAGCGATACGTTTCATCATGCCTCCGCAAGAAGAAGAAGCCTCAGG cagagaagagCATGGATTCTCTTAATGCAGTGAAGCCAAAGGGCTCCTCCTCTGACTCGGCCAGTAGCAGTGCGTCCAGCTCCTCAGAAAGTGAGGACTCCGAGACAG GAATGTCATctaaacagaagaagaagagccaCTTAAAGGAAGGGAAGAAGGCTCATCATCAGACCATGGCCCCCGGCATGCCTCCACCTCATCTCCCCCCACAGCCCCAGGCTGCTCCGATGCTTCAGCCCACAATGCAGCTGAAGCAGCAGCTtcagccacctccaccaccacagcAGCACCACTCACCTGGGGGGTACGCAGGTCCTCCGGTGGCACCGCTGGAGTCATCACAGCTCCTGGAGAGCACGTTCGACCACATGCCCCACTTTGGACAGTCCCTCATGCACCTGCCCCACCACGCTGCTGAGCGGTCATCGCCAGCAGCCCCTTCACACCTCAGTGCGCCTCCACAGAGTGGACCAGTGTCACCTGAGACCCATCCTTTCTTAAACCAGCATGGCATTCTTCCTTCTCCTG CCCTGCACAATGCCATGCCTCAGCAGCCTTCCCGGCCCAGTAATCGGGCAGCCCCTCTACCTCTTAAAccaccccagcagcagcagcagcagcagccgacGCCTCAACAGCcccttcagcagcagctccaacCCCAGCCGGCCCCCCAGCCTCAGCACCATTTGCCCCCTCACCTCCTGCACCCTCCACAAGCAATCCGCCAGCGGCCCCTTTCCCCACCAACCCTCACCCCGCAGGGCCTGCTCTCCTCCCAGCCCCCTCAGATGCTGCTGGAGGATGATGAAGAGCCCCCCATGCCCCTCCAACTCTACCTGCAGCACCTCCATCAGGGCAGGCAGCAGCAGAATCCACTGCTGCAGTCCCTGCAGGAAAGGCAGCCACCACAGACAGGGCAGGCCCCTCTTTTACCTACGGTGCAGGTCCAGCTGCCCCCACAACCCCAGCTGCATTCACCCCAGCTCCCAATTCAGACTCAGTCCCAGCCGCCCCCCTCCCACCAGCCCAGTCCACAGCTGTCCCAGCATCAGGCCAGACACATGCAGCAACAGTCACaacctccaccacctccacagcagcagccgcagccaCTCCCCTACCCCCAGGGCCAAGTGCAGACCACACAAGCACAGCCCACCCAGCATAAAGGCCCCATACCACCAATAAAGTCGCAGCAGCAGCATCCCTCTCCACGTCAACACAAAAATGAGCATTACAACACAG GTCACCTGAGGGAGAACCCCTCTCCACACATGATGCATTCCCCTCAAATCCCCCAGTATCCACCCATCATCCACCAGTCTCCTCCTCACATGCAGTCCAAGAAA GAGCAGAGGCTGCCCTCGGTCCACCCAGGTCTAAAAGAGGAAAAGATGCCTCCGTCTCCAGTGATGCGTGGGGAGCCCTTCAGCCCTGCCATGCGTCAGGAACCCCATAAACATCCTGAAGCCAAACCCATGCCGGGGCACAGCCAGCAGA gaGGTGAGATGAAGCTGCTGGACAGCTCACGGCCGGTCATTCGCTCCGCTGAGTCCGGTGGGCCATCTTCCTCCATGCAGGACAAGGACAAGTTCAAGTCAGAGTCCAAGATGCCTGTAGCACCGAAAAAG gATGTGAAGTTAAAGAACATGGGCTCCTGGGCCAGCCTAGCACAGAAGTCCACCTCTGCCCCCTCCTCTGCGGTTAAATCGTCCAGCGACAGCTTTGAGCAGTTCCGCCGAGCGGCGCGGGAGAAGGAGGAACGGGAAAAGGCACTGAAGGCTCAGGCTGAGCAGGTGGAGAAGGACCGCCTCCGCCGAGAGCAGGAGAAAACGCG AGGTCGGGACGAGGACGACGTGATGGAGCCGCCACGCCGGACTCATGAGGAGCCGCGCAGGAGGCCCGAACCCCAGCAGGTTCAGCCCCCACCACAGCACCAGACGCATACACAGGCCCAGAGCCAGgtccagccaccaccaccaccaccaccaccttcgcAGCCGGCACAGGCACCACCCACACCACCCGCCGCAGCCCAGAGCCCACTCGACCAGCAGAGGGAGCTCGCACGCCGCCGGGAGCAGGAGAGGAGGCGGAGGGAGGCG atgGAAGCTACCATTGATATGAATTTCCAAAGTGATCTGATGGCGATCTTTGAGGAGAACTTGTTCTAA